Below is a window of Cytophagaceae bacterium DNA.
ATGATAGGTCCGAAAGCTTTCCCAACACTTTCTGTACCAAATCTTTGAAAGAAAAATAGAAATGATAATATGACAATGACAATTGGAACAGTTTGGATAGTTTCCAATCCTTTGATATTCTGGATTCCTTCCACCGCTGAAGCAACCGAAATCGGAGGAGTAATGATGCCGTCAGCCAATAAAGTGGTGGCACCCAAAATTGTAGGAATTACTAATTTTTTGCCATAACGTTTTACCAGAGCATATAGGGAAAATATCCCGCCTTCGCCATGGTTATCAGCTTGTAAAGTCAGCAAAATATACTTAAAAGTAGTTTGGATAGTTAAAGTCCAGAAAATACAACTTATCCCGCCATAGACTAACTCCTGAGTGATGGGTTTGGTGCCAATGATTGCTTTTAAAACATACAATGGGCTGGTACCGATGTCGCCGTAAATGATTCCAAATGTTACTAAAAGTGAGGCAAAGCTCACCTTCTTAAGGTTCTCGTTTGTCATTTTTTTGTGATTTCAAATAAGTAATAATGAATAAGATTGAGTTGAGATTTTAATTCATCGATATGATATTCCAGATAGGGCATCGAAATTCGCTCATAGATTTTCGCAGTTTCTGATTTTAGAAATTCCTTTTCCTCGGCACTGACTGATTCTTTTTCAGTCATTTCAAGAATATGTTGGTATTCGGAATGATTGGATAGTAAATCAAGCAGAAGAGCGTTTCCTTTGGATTGCATCATGGTAGAAAGCTCTTGTAAATTGTTCTTTAACCCTGAAAGATTCAATTTGAGTTTTTCTGATTCATTCATGCCACAAAATAAGCTTACAGCCTATATGGAAGGCATATAGAATAAACCCGAATACATAAAGAAAATATAAAGATTTACTGGAAGCGGTACCCTACCCCATTTTCGGTCAGGATATGAATGGGTTTATTGGGATTGTCCTCGATTTTTTTTCTGAGCGTACCCACAAAGACTCTCAGATATTGTGTTTCGGTTTGAAAACCTACCCCTTTGAAGTTTTTTAGGATATATTGGTGGGTTAGTACCCGGCCTTCATTTTTTGCAAAAAGTACCAAAAGACTGTATTCGGTTGCGGTGAGTTTAAGTATATCGCCATTCTTTTTGACGATACGGGCAACCAGGTCTAATTCCAGGTCACCAAATTGCAGCACTGTTATATTTTCTTTGGATTCAGATCTTTTTAAGGCCAATCTTATTCTGGCCATAAGCTCTGCTGTACGAAATGGCTTGGTGAGATAATCCGTTGCACCGCTATCGAGAGCCCTGACCACTTCTGATTCCTGATCTATTACTGAAAGTATAATTACCGGGCCATTGTACCATTCGGTTAATTCTTCAAGTAAATCGAGTCCGTATGTATCAGGTAAATTTAAATCCAGCAAAATCAGATCCGGGAAAAAACTGGCAGCCAATTGTTTCCCCTTTTTGCCATCTTCAGCAGTAATTACTTTGTAATCATGACTTTCAAGGGCTATCTCCAGCAATTTCCTAATTTGAGGTTCGTCATCGATTACCAATATTTGTCGCTTATTCATAATTGAGTTGATTGATATAAGTGGTTTCTGCCGGTACTATGATCTTTAAAAATAATCCCGCTGGTTTATTTTCCTCAATCTCTATTTTTCCGTTCTGTAATTCTACAAAACCTTTAATGATGGACATCCCGAGACCTGTTCCGCTTTTTCCTGCCGAATTTACCCTAAAAAACTTTTCAAAGATTTTGATATGATATTCCTCCGGAATTCCCAGGCCATCGTCAGAATATTGTAATTCTAAAACGCCATCCGCCGGAAATATTTTAAAAAGGATATTTGCATCAGATGGTGTATATTTTTCGACATTAGAACAAATATTAGATAGGATTTGCTCCCAGATGGCAATATCGATTTTATAGAAAGGCAGGGCACCTTTTGACTTTACTTCCAGAATTCGGTTGCCTAACTCAAATCTATGTAAGACATTATTTATCAAATCATTAATATCACACCATTCGGTTTTCACTTTGTACATTCCCGAATCCAGCCTTCCCATATTCAGCAGATTATCGGTTTGCTCCTTCAGGCGGTTACTTGCGATTTCTACCTCGTTCAGAATCTCCAGTTTCATTTTATCTGTGAGATAGGGTGAATTTTCCTTTAAGGTATCAGTAGCAGTAATAATGGCGGCTAAAGGAGTTCTGAATTCATGACTCAGTGAATTAAGTACTGTCTGATAGATATTTAACAACTTATCTCCTTCCTGCTTTTCTTTCAGGATTTCCTGTTGCCGCAAAATCCTGTTGGAAAGTGTGGCATAAATTACCACAATCACAAAATAAATACTGAACATAAGGATGTCTTCGGTGCTGTGGATGTGAAAAGTGTAATAAGGTTTGATAAAAAAGTAGTTTAAAATCAAAGCACTCAAAACCGAAGATATCAATACAGCTTGAAAATCAAGCAATATCCCCAAAATGGCCACATTCGCCAGTAATATCAGGGCGGTAATTTGATAAGGTATATTTTCCCGAAATATGAATAAGAGAATTGAGATTATCGCTACTGAAGAGATACCTAAAAAGATATTACGATATTTTATGGAAGGTTTGATTCTTTTACATTTTTAAAAAGTAAAGGTAGAATTCCGAATTTTAAAAAATATTATTTTTAGGTTTTTTTTATTGTCAGACGGCTAAATATTTTTAAAAAAAATATAGTTATTAAATCTCCTTAAATAGGATAATTATTCACAAATAGAAAAAATTAATATTTAATTCTTTGTGTCGGCTGCCGCCTGGGCCTTCATTTTTTTTCGAAAAAAAACGAAGAAAAAAAACTGCACCCTGAAAACTCACACACTCAAAATTCTCATAAACATTTATTTATGAATTATACTTTTCTCTTGTTGAGAATTTTGATTGTGTTCAAACAGTGCAGGCTGTTATAAGGTTACACATTATTATATTTAACCGTTTGACAGTATTTATTTTTAATTTATCTTCACCCAAGATTAAACCTTAAATATTGTGAAAGTTTTTTTTCGGATATTCTTCCTATGTTTGATTTTTTCAGGAAATAGCCAGATATGGGCTCAATCCCAAAAACCCCGCACCATCGTCACCACCGATGGCGAGCTGGATGACGTGGATTCGTTTATCAGGATGTTGCTGTATTCCAATGAGTACAAAGTAGAAGGACTGATTGTCAGCAGCTCACAGTGGCATTATAAAGGTGATGGCAAAGGCACTAAGTTTACTTCTGAAATGGAGATGACCAAAAAGCTCTATGGTGAACGCACCGAGCTCCGCTGGCCGGGCGAGCAGTGGATATATGATTTGATAGGTGCCTACGGAAAAGTTTATTCCAATCTCATCCAACATTCCAAAGATTACCCTACGCATAAATACCTGAAAGACAGGATCAGAATCGGGAACATAGACTTTGAAGGTGAAATGGAAAAAGACACACCCGGCTCAGATTTTATCAAAGTCAAATTGCTGGATGACGACACTTCGCCACTCTATCTGCAAGTATGGGGCGGCACCAATACCATCGCACGGGCATTGAGGAGTATCGAAGACGAATATAAAAACACGCCGAAATGGAATAGCATTTATAAGAAAGTTTGTAAAAAGGCCATACTTTACGCCATTCTCGACCAGGACGCCACTTATAAAAAATACATTGAACCCAACTGGAAAGACATCAAAGTATATTACAATGCCAACCAATTCTGGAGTTTTGCTTATTTCTGGAAACGAGCTGTTCCTGAGCAACTTCAACCTTATCTGGAAGGGAAATTTATGGGGGATATCATCAATAACCACGGACCTCTACTGAAAATGTATTACAGTTACGGTGACGGGAATCCGCCACTGGGAGAGTTGGAAGACATCTACAGCAATATGGAACAGGCCAAAAAGAATCAATGGGGAAGTTTCGGGCAATACGACTTCATATCCGAAGGTGATTCTCCGGCATTCCTGCATTTGGTGGATGTGGGACTCAATAATCTCGAAAACCCAAATTATGGCGGTTGGGGTGGAAGGCTCATCCAATCCAAAACCACGCCCAGCCGCTGGGAAGACGGTGCCCCTGCTGCGGACTTTAATCCTTTTACCCAGAAAATGGATGATGCCTACGCCCAAACCCGCTGGATTCCGGCCATCCAGAATGATTTTGCTGCCCGTGCCGACTGGTGTATCAAAGACTATAAAGGTGCCAATCATGCACCAAAAATCTCTGTGAAAGCAAACTATCTTTCCGCCAAACCCGGACAGAAATTAAATATTCAGGTGACCACCAGTGATCCTGACAGAAATTTTGTTACGATGAAATATTGGCAATATCAGGAAGTCGGAAATACAGATAAGAAATTGGAGGTACTTCCACAAAGTACGGGTGTAAACATTGTTATCCCCTCTGATGCCAAATCAGGAGATGTTTTTCATCTTATCGCAGAAGGTACCGACACCGGGAAGCCGGCATTAACGAGATATCAGAGAATTGTGATTTCTGTAAAATAGATTTTAAGAATTAAGAATTTTCAAGCCTATATACTGAGGTTGATGTAATTACAATTTCAGTTTTTTTGAATTTCTTTCGTTGCCAAGCCGGCGAGGCCCTACTTTCTTTGCTTACCCAAAGAAAGTAGGCAAAGAAAGGGAACAATCTTCAAAGCGTCACGAAAATTTGGAATCATTAAACTTGAATGTTAATATTTCAACCAGAAATTTTCTAAACACTGAAGATTGATTCAAGGAATTTTCATAAGTGTTTTTTTAAACCTATTTAAAATTTCAACTCTTCTACATGTTCCGCAGTCAAAGGAGCACAATAGTGCGAAATTTGCGAGCGAAAGCTCAGGCGAAGATTGATGAAACAGGATTCATAATCCTAAATCCGGATTTTTCAATGAGTAAATTCATTTTTTTTCTTATAATTGTTTAAAATTCTAGCTTAAACATTGGGAAAATGTCGAAGAGCTGATTAAATGCAAAATGAGTCTAAATTTACAAATTTTTAAAAAATGAAAATAACAATTCAATATCTGCTGATAGGTATAATCTTATTATCAAGTTGCGGACAAAATAGAAGACCAAAACCTGATTTTTATAAAAATCTATACACTCAAGAGATTTTAAATAAGACGCAATACCTGGAACTAATAAAATCTCTTTCAGCTAAATACAATGATTCAACTAAAACAATTCCAGATATTAAGATACATTTTAAATCATTGGAAATTTCCAATGATTCAATAATTCAACCATTTAAATATGACGTAAGAATTGGAAATGAATACATAGTTAGGGCAGATTCATTTGAAAAAATAGGTATGAAAATATCTCCGAAAACTTTTTTAACGACCAATGGAGAAAGAATTCAAATAGGAGGAAAACAAACAAAACCAACTCTTATAAATCTTTGGTTCGTTGAGTGTGGTGGCTGTGTGGCAGAGATACCAGCGTTAAATAAGTTGCAGGAAAATTATGCAGATAAGGTGAATTTTATAGCAATTACTTTTGACGATGACAAAAAGGTATTGCGTTTTTTAAAAAATAAAGAGTTCAACTTCAAACACATAACAAATGCAAACCAATTTATAGAATATATAGGAACCAAACCATATCCCGAAAATATTTTTATAGATAAAGACGGATTTATTCGAAACATTGAAGGTGGTCTTGGTAAAAACGAAGATTTAGATTTAGAGACAAAGTATTTTGGTTCTATAATTGAGAAATTACTACTTCCAACAACCAAAGCTTCAAAACAAAATTCGGCAAGCTATTCGACAACCAAAAATACAAAATTCTAGCATTTTGATTAATTCCAATCTTAAACGTAATCCACAGCCTCCTTCAAATGTTTCTTTAACAAAGAGATATTGGATGATTGAAATTCAAAAAAATGGTTAAAAATATCACTACCAAAATAAGGATTTAATGGCATAGTCATTAAGACTAGGTTTTTCAGGAAATGCAAATTGTAAATCCAATTATTTCTTATAATTGCTTATAATTCAAAGATATGGCTTATGAATACGGAATCAAAGACCACCAAAAACCTGCTTAATTTAGAATTAGAAAAGTTAAGATTGAATTTACAATTCCTTTTTGAGGATTGAAAATCCTCTTTATCTAGCTTCGACATTGAGAAAATGTTGAAGAGCTATATATACCCGGTTAAATATTTAAAGAAAAGCCTTCAATAGATAACAAACCAGAAGAGCCGAGAAGCCCAATACCGCCGATGCGGCAGTTTGCGATTTATATCCCTGACTTACACTCATACCTGACAGCTGCGTGACCACCCAGAAAAAACTATCGTTTACATGGCTGGCCACTGCCGAGCCTGCTCCTATGGCAACTACTGTCAGAGCTTTGTATATCTCTGAATCTAAGCCGAGTTGAGGCAATATCGGAGCAACAATAGATGCCGAAGTGATGATGGCAATGGTAGAGGAGCCCTGGGCGGTTTTTAACAACACTGCAATCAGAAATGGCAGCATTAAGCCAAGGTTGAGGTCACCCATGGAGCCACTTATCATGTCTCCAATCCCGCTGAGTTGTATCATTTTTCCAAAAATCGCACCAGCCCCGGTGATGGCTATAATTTCGGCAGAATTAATTATGCTTTCGCTTATCCATCCTTTGTTGCCAAACATACTTTTCTCCAGTTTGGCAGGCAAGAGTAAAGAAAATAAAAAACCCATAAACAAGGCAATAACCGGCGTACCCAAAAATGAAATGGCCGATACCAAGCCCTCATGTTTGATGAAGGGGCGGTAGTCCTGCAGTGATTTTAATATGATAAATCCGAGCGGAATTAGGATGGGCAATACCGATTTGAACAGGGTTGGGGGCGTAGGTTGCTGGGTTTGCAGGTGTTCCTCAGTTTCTGGCCTTAAAAAATTTCTTTTACCGACATAAATGATAAAAAGCACCGTAGGAAACAATGCCAGAAAGCTTACGATTAATCCCAACAATATAACCAGTCCCAGCTGGGCATTGAGTATGCCGGCGGCTCCAATTGGCCCCGGCGTAGGTGGCACCATCGTGTGGGTTGCCATTAAGCCCATAGATAGCGACACGGCCGTGGTGATGATAGAAAGGCCCGCTTTTCGGGTTAAGGATTTATTGAGAGCGTTTAATATCACAAAGCCTGAGTCTGCAAAAACGGGAATCGAAATTATATAGCCCATGGAGGCCATGATCCAGGGCACCCTGCTCATGCCGATGATTTTCATTATTTGTTCGGCCATTTTGAGAGCAGCACCGGTTTTTTCAAGGAAAGTGCCGATGATCACCCCAAAAATTATCACAAGGCCAATATTGCCTATCGTATTCCCAAATCCCTCCTTTATGCCTGTTTCTATGCCCTTTACACCTACACCGGTGGCTATGGCATAAAAAAGTGCTACAGTAAAAAGCACAATGAAAGGATGTATTTTGAGTTTTGAAGTTCCGGCAATTATTAATACCACCGAAACCACCAATAAGAGGATCGTCATTCAGAGTTTATATTTAGGGTTGAATTAAAAACGCTTAAATCTATGAAAATATGTCGAAAGTTTATCAAAACGCGGTTTAGATTTCAAATCTGTAAAATGTTTTTTTCTATATTGGGGATTTTCCAAAAGTCCAGAGAGCACGAGCGTGTGAGCTTTGCGAGCGAAAGCTCAGTATATGATTGGAAATCATCCATATCCAGCTTCGACTTTGAGAAAAGGTCGAAGAGTTAATTAACATTTCCCTTTTTAAAAATGGAAATCTTCCGGATCGGGCTTAGACATTGAAAATTTCTAGAATCTAAGTTATATCATTTCTAATTTTGTATTTTAGCGAACATAAAAGTACTTTTCAAATAATCTGTTGCAAAAAGCTGATTGATTGATTTAGATTAGATATTTAAAAAAAAACTTCATTTAAGAGAAATATACCTGACTCTATAAAAAGATACTGAATGAACAAGATACCTGTAGGACTTAAAAGAACAGCGACTCTTTGTATTTTAAGGCATAAAGATAAATTTCTATTACTTAAAAGACTCAAAGAGCCAAACAAAAATAGTTTTACGCCGGTTGGTGGAAAATTGGAGCCTTTTGAAAGCCCTTTGAAGTCGGCCATCCGTGAAACTTTTGAGGAGACTGGGATTAAAATTGATACAATGAAGTATTGCGGAATTTTAACCGAGACTTCACCAACAGAGTATAACTGGACAGGATATGTTTACATTGCAGATATTGATTTTATTGATCCTCCTTTTTGCAATGAAGGAACCTTGAAGTGGATTGGTTTTGAGGAATTATTAAAAGTACCAACACCCAAAACAGATTGGTATATCTACAAGTATATTCTTGAAAATAAACCATTTGCGTTTAGTGCAGAATATGATGAAAATCTTAAAATTTTGTCAATGACAGAAGAAATTGAAGGGAAAATAATTTTGTAAAAAAACTCTCCGACTCTTCTACATGTTCCGATAGTCAAAGGAGCACAAGAGTGCGAACTTTGCGAGCGAAACGGCTCTTCGACATGTTCCTTTAGGGCATGTCGAAGCTAGATAAAATAGGATTTATAATCCTAAATCCATTTTTTCTACTTGTAAATCCATTTTTTTATTATAATTGCTTAAAATTCAAAAACATGGCTTACGAATATAGAATTAAAGACCAACACGCTGTCTATTTCATTACTTCCACAGTTCATCAATGGGTTGATGTATTTACCCGTCAAGATTATGCAGATATTATAATCAATAGCCTAAATTATTGTCAAAAAGAGAAAGGTTTGATTATTTATGCCTGGGTAATTATGCGGTAGGCCGCCCCGTCAAACCATATTCATTTAATTGTTCAGAGTCATGAAAATCATTTAAGTGATATATTACGGGACTTTAAAACCGGGCTGGCGTTCCAGTTCACAGCATCACAAATAATCAAGGCCATTGAGAACAATCCTAAAGAAAGCAGAAAGAAATGGTTGCTGTGGCTTCTTAAGAAAGAAGATAAAATTTGGTTTTGGGAGGAAGGCTATCATGGAGAGGAAATAGAAAAGGATGATTTCTTCCAAACAAAATTGAAATACATACATATGAACCCTGTAAGGGCAGGTATTGTAGAAAAAGAAGAGGAATATCTCAATAGTAGTTGTGCGGATTATTATGGAATTAGAAAAGGTAAGATTGAAGTAACATTTCCGTTTTGAGGATTGGAAATCCTCTTTATCTAGCTTCGACATTGAGAAAATGTCGAAGAGTTAATTTCCGTTTTGAGGATTGGAAATCCTCTTTATCTAGCTTCGACATTGAGAAAATGTCGAAGAGTTAATTTCCGTTTTGAGGATTGGAAATCCTCTATATCTAGCTTCGACATTGAGAAAATGTCGAAGAGTTGTATAAAAAAAATAGTAAGCATTTAAACTTTCATCGCTGACGGCAGTCTATATTAAAAACCAAAGAATTTCATGAAACTAATAACAATAACATTTCTTCTGTTATCCACAGTTTTAGGTTGTAAAAAACAGGACGTAGATCCTCCTTCTAACGGCAATGAAATGTATTTCCCCCCAAATACCGGCAACAACTGGGAGCTGACTTCCATGAAGTCGCTGGGATGGAATGAAGCCGCGGTGGCAGACCTGAAGAATTTCCTGAAAGAAAAACACTCCAAATCCTTCATGATCCTCGTCAATGGCCGTATCGTGATGGAAGAATATTTCGATGGCCACACTGCCACCGACACCTGGACCTGGAACAGTGCCGGCAAAACGCTGGTTTCGACCACCACGGGCATTGCAGAGCAGGAAGGCCTCCTCAACATCAACAACAAAGTATCTGATTATCTGGGCTCCGGCTGGACCAGTGCTCCCAAAGACAAAGAAAACCTCATCACGGTCAGACATCTGCTCACTATGTCTTCGGGGCTCGACGAGAGCAATAACAGGGTCATAAAGGAAAACCTTACCTATGTCGCCGATGCCGGCACCCGCTGGGCCTATGCCAACGTATTCCAAAAGCTCATGGACGTGGTAGCCGCCGGCAGCAAGAAAGACTTTGAAGCCTTTTTCCAGGCCAGGCTGAGAGACAAAATCGGGATGGATGGCACCTGGAGAGACGGCCTCATTTTCAGGCTTTTTCATAGCACCACCCGGAGCATGGCACGCTTTGGCATATTGGCCCTCAACCGTGGCAAATGGAAAGACGAACAGATCATCAATGAGACATATTTCAATAATGCCACCAACACTTCCCAAAACATCAACCCCTCTTACGGGTATCTGTGGTGGCTCAATGGCAAAGCAAAATATATGGTGCCGGGCAGCCAGACGGTGTTCCCGGGCATGCTGGTGCCCAATGCCCCCGCCGACATGTTTGCGGCCATGGGTGCCGAAGACCAGCGATTATTTGTGATACCCAGCAAGAATATGATTGTGGTGCGTATGGGCGATGCCTCTGAGCCTCTCAATCCTTCCTTTGCCATCTCCGGCTTTGACAAGGCCCTCTGGGAAAAAATCAATGCGGTGGTGAAGTAAAAGTATAAGAATTCTGTTATTCTTCCTTTGTAAAATATTTCAAAACAAAAACAATCAATACTTTCCGGAATAAATTTGAATTCATATATTTGTATCCAATTGAATACACAATTATATGTATTACATCGAAAAAACCACCGAATTTGATAAATGGTTGAGGAAATTAAAGGATTTATGAGAGAAATTATATATTTCTTACTAAAATGGTAAAAATAAACTTCGATTTAAAATTCATAAATCAAATGAAAATACCTTGAATGTCTGTGCAGTGTTTAGAAAAATTTCGAACATCAATTTGATTTTTATTTTTTAGAAAAAATTTAGAAATTTTTCGTGACACATTGCACCGACCGCCCTTTTTTTGCTTCGTTTTTTTGGGCGAGCAAAAAAATGAAGAGGTAGCTAAGTTACTAACAACAAGCAACAAAAGATTGGAATTTAGTGCCCTTTATCTTGAAAAACTAAAATCTTTTGGTAAAAGGATACCGAGTTTATTTTAGAGAAATGGATGGAAAAATCATCATTTTATTAATGGGTGGCGACAAATCAACGCAACAACAAGACATTGAAAAGGTAAAAATTATCTTAAAAAGAATTACAAATTAATCAGATGGAAACTTCAAAATTTGATATTGCGGATTACCTAGACAGCAACGAAATGATTGCAGAATACCTAAATGAAGTATTGTCAGCAGGAAATGATGCTGATATAATTGCAGCCATTGGGAATATTGCCAAATCTATCGGAATGACAAAAATTGCACAGGAAACCGGTATGAGCAGACCTAGTTTGTATAAAGCTCTGAATGAAGGATCAAAACCACAATTTGAAACAATCATGAAAGTGCTCCGGGCTATTGGCGGACAGATTCAAATAAGACCTGTTGGGGTATAGATTTAGTCTTTAGACTCTATTTATTTTTCAAATATGTGCATTGAATTATTGTCTCAGACACAGTTTCGTTTACAGACTCTGATTCCCAGATTACACTCCCCTATTTCCATATTCAAATAGCTTTTCAATATCTCAAATTACCCTCCAAAAACTTTCTACGCCCCCCCTAAAACTTTTTTACCCCCTCCAAAAACTTTTTATGACCCCCTTAAAACTTTTTTAGACCCCCTAAAACTTTTTACGACCCCCTTAAAACTTTTTATGACCCCCTAAAACTTTTTAGACCCCCTAAAACTTTTTCACTCCCCCCTACAACTTTTTTAGACCCCCCTAAAACTTTTTACGACCCCCCTAAAACTATTTATGCCCCCCTTAGAACATTCAAAAAAGCCCTTTAAACATTCAAATTCCTTGATTTTAAATTAGTACCACTGCTTTGGAACACAAAAACCACCCATTTGATACCGAATAAGAAAAATCCCATTTATTTATTTGCCATTCAAAGTCAATATTTTATATTCGTATGGAATTTAGACCACACGGTCTGCAGGGTGGAATGGATTAATCGACAACGGATGCTTAAAAATAGATATCTTTCAGAAAATTAAATAATTACGGAAGCGGAATGTTTTCGTACAAAATAAATATATGCTTAAATCACCAAACACTAATGTTACAAACAAGCATAAACTACAATAGTGCAACAATTTTACAAACGAAATAAATTATAAACCTAGTAACACTACCGAACATTTTGACAATTAGAAAACGACATACCAATGAAACGACTTTTGAGCAAATGGGAATGATTTGGCGAAACACATTTTTACATTTAAAAATAATAAAACACCTTCAATTTACAAAAAAAAGAATTTCTTTTGCCACCTCAAATATGACACATATTGCTTTGCCCCGACATCCAAAGCCAATGCATCAGTAAAACAAAAAGGGCCATTATTCAATAACCCACCTATTAAATACGTAACTTTCGGAATTGAAATATGACTTACGAATCAGAGAAAATAACAAGAAAAAAAAGAATTGACCATCATCTAAAAG
It encodes the following:
- a CDS encoding response regulator transcription factor; its protein translation is MNKRQILVIDDEPQIRKLLEIALESHDYKVITAEDGKKGKQLAASFFPDLILLDLNLPDTYGLDLLEELTEWYNGPVIILSVIDQESEVVRALDSGATDYLTKPFRTAELMARIRLALKRSESKENITVLQFGDLELDLVARIVKKNGDILKLTATEYSLLVLFAKNEGRVLTHQYILKNFKGVGFQTETQYLRVFVGTLRKKIEDNPNKPIHILTENGVGYRFQ
- a CDS encoding PAS domain-containing sensor histidine kinase; translation: MLDFQAVLISSVLSALILNYFFIKPYYTFHIHSTEDILMFSIYFVIVVIYATLSNRILRQQEILKEKQEGDKLLNIYQTVLNSLSHEFRTPLAAIITATDTLKENSPYLTDKMKLEILNEVEIASNRLKEQTDNLLNMGRLDSGMYKVKTEWCDINDLINNVLHRFELGNRILEVKSKGALPFYKIDIAIWEQILSNICSNVEKYTPSDANILFKIFPADGVLELQYSDDGLGIPEEYHIKIFEKFFRVNSAGKSGTGLGMSIIKGFVELQNGKIEIEENKPAGLFLKIIVPAETTYINQLNYE
- a CDS encoding DUF1593 domain-containing protein, with protein sequence MVKVFFRIFFLCLIFSGNSQIWAQSQKPRTIVTTDGELDDVDSFIRMLLYSNEYKVEGLIVSSSQWHYKGDGKGTKFTSEMEMTKKLYGERTELRWPGEQWIYDLIGAYGKVYSNLIQHSKDYPTHKYLKDRIRIGNIDFEGEMEKDTPGSDFIKVKLLDDDTSPLYLQVWGGTNTIARALRSIEDEYKNTPKWNSIYKKVCKKAILYAILDQDATYKKYIEPNWKDIKVYYNANQFWSFAYFWKRAVPEQLQPYLEGKFMGDIINNHGPLLKMYYSYGDGNPPLGELEDIYSNMEQAKKNQWGSFGQYDFISEGDSPAFLHLVDVGLNNLENPNYGGWGGRLIQSKTTPSRWEDGAPAADFNPFTQKMDDAYAQTRWIPAIQNDFAARADWCIKDYKGANHAPKISVKANYLSAKPGQKLNIQVTTSDPDRNFVTMKYWQYQEVGNTDKKLEVLPQSTGVNIVIPSDAKSGDVFHLIAEGTDTGKPALTRYQRIVISVK
- a CDS encoding TlpA family protein disulfide reductase; translation: MKITIQYLLIGIILLSSCGQNRRPKPDFYKNLYTQEILNKTQYLELIKSLSAKYNDSTKTIPDIKIHFKSLEISNDSIIQPFKYDVRIGNEYIVRADSFEKIGMKISPKTFLTTNGERIQIGGKQTKPTLINLWFVECGGCVAEIPALNKLQENYADKVNFIAITFDDDKKVLRFLKNKEFNFKHITNANQFIEYIGTKPYPENIFIDKDGFIRNIEGGLGKNEDLDLETKYFGSIIEKLLLPTTKASKQNSASYSTTKNTKF
- a CDS encoding GntP family permease; protein product: MTILLLVVSVVLIIAGTSKLKIHPFIVLFTVALFYAIATGVGVKGIETGIKEGFGNTIGNIGLVIIFGVIIGTFLEKTGAALKMAEQIMKIIGMSRVPWIMASMGYIISIPVFADSGFVILNALNKSLTRKAGLSIITTAVSLSMGLMATHTMVPPTPGPIGAAGILNAQLGLVILLGLIVSFLALFPTVLFIIYVGKRNFLRPETEEHLQTQQPTPPTLFKSVLPILIPLGFIILKSLQDYRPFIKHEGLVSAISFLGTPVIALFMGFLFSLLLPAKLEKSMFGNKGWISESIINSAEIIAITGAGAIFGKMIQLSGIGDMISGSMGDLNLGLMLPFLIAVLLKTAQGSSTIAIITSASIVAPILPQLGLDSEIYKALTVVAIGAGSAVASHVNDSFFWVVTQLSGMSVSQGYKSQTAASAVLGFSALLVCYLLKAFL
- a CDS encoding NUDIX domain-containing protein; protein product: MNKIPVGLKRTATLCILRHKDKFLLLKRLKEPNKNSFTPVGGKLEPFESPLKSAIRETFEETGIKIDTMKYCGILTETSPTEYNWTGYVYIADIDFIDPPFCNEGTLKWIGFEELLKVPTPKTDWYIYKYILENKPFAFSAEYDENLKILSMTEEIEGKIIL
- a CDS encoding serine hydrolase → MYFPPNTGNNWELTSMKSLGWNEAAVADLKNFLKEKHSKSFMILVNGRIVMEEYFDGHTATDTWTWNSAGKTLVSTTTGIAEQEGLLNINNKVSDYLGSGWTSAPKDKENLITVRHLLTMSSGLDESNNRVIKENLTYVADAGTRWAYANVFQKLMDVVAAGSKKDFEAFFQARLRDKIGMDGTWRDGLIFRLFHSTTRSMARFGILALNRGKWKDEQIINETYFNNATNTSQNINPSYGYLWWLNGKAKYMVPGSQTVFPGMLVPNAPADMFAAMGAEDQRLFVIPSKNMIVVRMGDASEPLNPSFAISGFDKALWEKINAVVK
- a CDS encoding putative addiction module antidote protein: METSKFDIADYLDSNEMIAEYLNEVLSAGNDADIIAAIGNIAKSIGMTKIAQETGMSRPSLYKALNEGSKPQFETIMKVLRAIGGQIQIRPVGV